The Acidobacteriota bacterium genomic interval CCGCTTCGTCCATCGCCGCGAGCTTCTCGACGAGGATCTCCTCCACCGCCGCCGCGAGCTCGCGGACTGTGGGGCCCGTGAAGAGGCGGCGCAGCGGGAAGTCGATCTCGAACGCGGCGCGCATGCGCGCCACGACGCGCGTCGCGAGGAGGGAGTCGCCGCCGAGCTCGAAGAAGCTGTGGTCGACGCCGACCTTCTCGCGCTTCAGGAGGCTCGCGCAGATCCCGGCGATCACCTCCTCGGCGGGGGTGCGCGGGGCCACGTACGCGGCGGCGGCCGGCGCCGCCCCGGGCTCCGGCAGCGCCTTCCGGTCGACCTTTCCGTTCGGGCCCAGCGGCAGCCGCGGGAGGACGACGAAGGCCGAGGGGATCATCGGCTCGGGGAGCGAGCCTCTCAGGTGGGCGCGCATGTCCGTCTCGTTCGGGGGTTCGCCGTTCGCGACGACCCAGGCGACGAGCCGTCGATCCGGGTCGTCGTCGATCGCGGCGGCGACGGCCTGCGCGATTCCGGGCATGCGCGTGAGAGCCGTCTCGACCTCCGCCAGCTCGATGCGGTACCCGCGGATCTTCACCTGATGGTCGGTGCGCCCCATGAACTCGATCGCGCCGCGCCGCATCCTCGCGAGGTCCCCGCTCCGGTAGAGCCGGGCGCCGGGGTCGCCGGAGACGGGATCCGGGACGAATCGATCCGCCGTCAGATCGGGGCGCGCGAGGTATCCGCGCGCGAGGCCGGAGCCGCCGATGAAGATCTCTCCCGCGACCCCCTCGGGGACCGGGTGCAGTGTCTCGTCGAGGAGGTAGACCCGCATGTTCGAGACGGGGGTCCCGATCGGAACGGCGCCGGGGGGGATCGAAGGATCGCAGTCGTGGTAGAGGCAGCTGATCGCCGCCTCGGTCGGGCCGTAGAAATGGGAGAGGACGCGGCCGGGGAGCGTCTCGAAGAAGCGGTCGTGGACGTCGCGCGGCATCCCCTCGCCGCCGCAGAAGACCGCGCGCAGATCCGCGCACCGGGCCGTCGGCGGCTCGTCGAGGATCGGGCGCAGGAGCGACGGCACGAAGTGCGCCACCGTGATCCGCTCGTCGCGGAGAAGGCGCGCGAGCGCCGCCGGGTCCTTGTGCTCCCCCTCGCGCGGGACGACGACCGCCGCCCCGCGAGGAGCGGGCCGAAGAGCTCCCACGCCGCGATGTCGAAGCCGAACGACGCGCCGTGGAGGACGCGGTCGCCGGGGAGGATCGGGTACCTCTCCTGCGACCAGAGGATCCGGTTCACGATCGCGCGGTGGGAGACCATCACCCCCTTCGGCGCGCCGGTCGAGCCCGAGGTGAACATGACGTAGGCGAGATCGTCCGGGTGCGCGCGCCTCGCGGCCGCCAGAGGGCTCGCCTCCCGCAGCGCGTCCGGCGCCCCGTCGATGTCGACGATCGCCGCGGCCCCCGAGGGAAGGGACGCACGGAGCCGCCTCTCGACGAGGATCGCGACGGGGCGCGCGTCGCCCAGCATCGACTCGACCCGGCTCGCCGGCAGCGCGAGATCGAGCGGCACGTACGCGGCGCCGGCCTTCATCACCGCGAGGAGCGCGGCAGCCTGGGCGACCGATCGTCCGGCGGCGACGCCGACGAGGGATCCGGGGCCGGCCCCGAGAGCGCGGAGGCGGTGGGCGAGGAGGTCGGCGTCGGCGTTGAGCCGCGCGATCGAGGTCGTCACCCCGTCGATCACGAAGGCCGCGGATTCCGGGCGCGCCGCGGCGGCGCGCTCGACCAGCTCGTGCAGGCACGCGGGCTCACAGGGCCTCGCGGTGTCGTTGAAGGCGACGGTGGTGCGCGCGCGCTCGTCGGGCTCGAGCATGTCGAGCTCGGCGATGGGACGATCGGGGGTGAAGGCGGCGAACTCCAGGATCCGGCCGAGCTGGCTCAGCATGCGCTGCACCCTCGCGCCGTCGTAGATGTCGGTGTTGTACTCCAGGTAGCCGTGGATGCCGGTTCCCGGGAACTCGGTGCACGCGAGGGTCATGTCGAACCGCGCCGCTCCGTTGTCCACGTCGATCGATCCCGCGGAGAGCCCCACGTAGGCGGAGGTCTCGAGCTCCGGGAAGTCGAGGTAGATGTACGAGACCTGCATGAGAGGATTGCGGCTCGGATCCTGCCTCGGCTTCAGCTCGGCGACCAGCGTCGCGAAGGGAACGTCCTGGTGGGCGTACGCGCCGAGCGCCCGCTCGCGCGTCCGGACCAGGAGCTGGCGAAACGTGAGCTTCGGATCGATCGTCGCGCGGAGGAGGAGCATGTTCAGGAAGTACCCGATGACGTTCTCCGTCTCGGGGCGGCTTCTGTCCGCGATCGCCGACCCGATGACCAGGTCGCGCTGGCCGGTGTGCTTGTAGCAGAGGACGTCGAGCGCCGCGAGGACCGTCATGAACATCGTCGCGTTGGTCCGGCGCGAGAGCTCCTTGAGGGCGGTGAGGACGGCATCGGGGTACATCGTGTAGACGCGCCCTCCGTTGAACGTCTGCACCCCCGGCCGCGGCCTGTCCCCCGGGATCTCGAGGACGAGGGGCGCCCCGGCCATCGCCTCGCGCCAGTACGCGACGTGGCGCTCGAGGCGATCCCCCGAGAGCTCCTCCCGCTGCCACGCGGCGAAGTCGGCGAACTGAATCGGGAGAGGCGGGAGGTCCACCGAGCCTCCGTCGCGGAGGGCGACGTAGACGCGCGAGACCTCGCTCTCGAAGACGTCGAACGAGAAGCGATCGGTGACGGCATGGTGCATGGAGACCATGAGGACATGCTCGTCCTCGGCGAGCCTTCCCAGCTTCACGCGCACCAGCGGACCGCGCGCGAGGTCGAACCGCTCGGAGGCGGCCGCGACCGCCGCGGAGAGGGCCACCGTCTCCCGCTCCGCGGGAGGGACAGGCCCCAGATCGACGACCGGGAGATCGATCTCCAGGACCGGGGCGACCACCTGCACCGGCCTTCCGTCCACGACGCGGAATGTCGTCCGGAGCACTTCGTGTCGCGCGATGGAGACGTTGACCGCGCGTTGCATGAGCGTCGCGTCGATCGGGCCGTAGAGGCGGTTGGCCGCGTGGATGTTGTAGGCGGGATTCCCCGGATCCATCTGATCGATGAACCAGAGGCGCTCCTGATCGAGGGAGGTCTCGAAGTACGGGAGCGTCTCCCTCCCCGGGATCGGCTGGACGGATCTCGACCTCGGGGGCGAGAGCCCCTTCTCCTTCAGCCGCGCCTCGAAGAGCGCGCGCTGGGCCGGAGTGAGCGCCCTCAGGCGCTCGTCGATCTGGCTCAAGACGCGCTCACGAGACGGAGTGGGCGCCCTGGTGCGCGAAGACCTCTCGCTCCAGCTCGTCGAAGAAGGCGATCCAGTGTTGCCACATCGACTGGGCCCCCGCGAGGACGGCCATCTTCTCCACGTCGGGGATCTCGACGGTGAGCGT includes:
- a CDS encoding non-ribosomal peptide synthetase, giving the protein MGALRPAPRGAAVVVPREGEHKDPAALARLLRDERITVAHFVPSLLRPILDEPPTARCADLRAVFCGGEGMPRDVHDRFFETLPGRVLSHFYGPTEAAISCLYHDCDPSIPPGAVPIGTPVSNMRVYLLDETLHPVPEGVAGEIFIGGSGLARGYLARPDLTADRFVPDPVSGDPGARLYRSGDLARMRRGAIEFMGRTDHQVKIRGYRIELAEVETALTRMPGIAQAVAAAIDDDPDRRLVAWVVANGEPPNETDMRAHLRGSLPEPMIPSAFVVLPRLPLGPNGKVDRKALPEPGAAPAAAAYVAPRTPAEEVIAGICASLLKREKVGVDHSFFELGGDSLLATRVVARMRAAFEIDFPLRRLFTGPTVRELAAAVEEILVEKLAAMDEAEAARRLEGRAAPGKGAEAR